The Meriones unguiculatus strain TT.TT164.6M chromosome 18, Bangor_MerUng_6.1, whole genome shotgun sequence genome segment TGGTGGTAATGgcttatgaccgctatgtggccatctgcaagCCACTGCATTACTTTAccatcatgaacctgaaaagatgTACTGGGTTGGTGTTGACTTCCTGGACAACTGGATTTGTACATGCCATGAGTCACCTGGTAGTGATTGTGGAACTGCCATTTTGTGGACCTAAGGAAATAGACAGCTTTTTCTGTGATATGCCATTGGTAATCAAGCTAGCTTGCATAGATTCCGATGATTTGGATGTTCTAATGAATGCTGGCTGTGGGGTTGTGGCTGTAACCTGCTTTATTCTGTTGCTCATATCCTACACTTATATCCTAATCACTGTACGACAGAGCTCTAAAGCTGGGGCTCATAAGGCCCTGTCCACGTGCACTGCCCACATCACAGTGGTGATCATCTTTTTTGCACCTTGCATCTTCATCTATGTGTGGCCTCTCAATATCACCTGGTTGGATAAATTTCTTGCTGTATTTTACTCTGTTTTCACACCTCTCCTCAACCCAGGTATTTATActctgagaaataaagaaatgaaaaatgccatgaaaagattTATAAGCAACTACTTTGGTCCCAAAGGAAATTTCTAATATCCAGATATATGTCCGAATTACTGAACATAGTGAAACTGACTGTTTGAAATAGATTTTAAGTCAGAAAATATAGTTGATATTCAAAATTTGTACAAATACCCTAATATAGATATAacttgctaattaaaaaaaatatgacatttaCTGACCAACCCTCTTTCTAAAATTTCTTTCTAAATCTAATTTGAATGTTCTTTCCTTGTAGGGATATCATAAAACTGTTCCTCTATGTTTTTAATAGAGTTTACCTTAATGTGTGTTGACCAAACTCATATGTTTATCTTTATAAATAACATCTTAGTAAAATTTACCTGATTATAATTCTGTATATTACCACATGCCCcaaaaattctatttctttgccaAATGGCCAATATCATCACTTTTGCCTGATCACAGctatcaagaaaaaaacaaaacaaaacaaaaacaactaaaggagtGGGCAGAAAATGTTAAGAGAAGATCAAACAAGTTATAGACTCAACAAGGCAGCATTTTATTAtactttgtgttttttattttaagccaGATGAATATGTATCATAATAAAATGTCCAACAATGTTTACTGAGATTTCTATGTTATCTCAATCTGATACTAATATTTGTActctaaattattatttaatatcatatatccTGAAATAGAATCTCCATGAGGTCTGTTTTCATAAATTGATTGATTCATAGGGTAACAAACTATGTTTAGGATGCTTTTTCCACAAGATAGAGTTTATAATGTTGGTTAAAACTCCATAGCTATTTGACCACTTTAGGAATTTCAGATCTtatattaagtattttttatttaggtTGTATTTTAAAGGATGCAAATAAAGGTTGAAGTTCATTCTTCTTCATGTGCACATCTCATTCTCCTTGTTTaggattctttctttcctccagtaTGTAGTTTTGGTATATTTGGTGAAAATCATGTCACTCTAATTGTGTAGAGTTAAGTAAAGTCTTTCtagtatattttattcatttatatgtagTTATACaagtatgccagtaccatactgttGTGGTTCGGTTACACAattaaatattactcagcaattaaacagaaggaaaccatgaaatttgtaggcaaatggtggcatatagaaaagatcatcctgagtgaggtatcccagaagcataaaggcatacatgatatatactcacttataagtggaaattcgacacgtaatatatgataaacataccaaaatctgtacacctaaagaagctaagcaagaaggaggcccatgggtaagatgatcaatcctcacccagaaagacaaatgggatagacattggaagaaggagaaaacaggaaacaggacaggagctcaccacagagggcctctgaaggactctacccagcagtgtatcaaagcagatgctgagactcttaaccaaactttggacagagtgcagggaattttgtgaaagaagggtgagagagtaagacctggagaggacaggagctccacaaggagagtaacagaaccaaaaaactctggcacagaggtcttttctgagactgatactcccaccaaggaccattcatggatataacctagaccctctgctcagatgtagcccatggcagctcagtatctatgCAGgtatctagtaaggggaacagggaatgtttctaacatgaacccagtggctggctctttgattgcctctccctgatgggggcaGCTCtgttgccaggccatagaggggGACAATGCAGCCTATACTGATGACAAccggataagctagggacagatagaaggtgaggaggatctctcctatcagtggactcagagcgaggcatgggaggagatgagggagagaaggtacggttgggaaggaatgatggaaggggctataactgggatagaaagagaataaactgtaattaatataaaaaataaaaatttcataaaaagTGGGATACActgtctgcagggtagagcctttcagaggccctctgtggcaggttcctaggttgtttcccattttcttcttcttctgatgtccatcatctttgcctttcgggatggggattgagcattttagtcagggtcctctctcttgattagtttctttagatgtacagagtttagtaggtttatcctatgttatgtctatatgagtgagtatataccatgtgtgtctttctgcttctgggacagctcactcagcatgatcctttccaggtaccaTCATTtactgcacatttcatgattttcttctttttcattgcagagcaatactccattgtgtagatatgccacaatttctgcatccattcttcagttgaggggcatctgggctgtttccagcttctggctattacaaataaagctgctacaaacatggttgagcaaatgtcctttttgtgtacgtTAGCctcgtttggatatatgcctaggagtagtatggctggatcttgaggaagcgctattcctagttgtctgagaaagtgccagattgatatccagaggGGTTGTACGAGTTTGCTTTCCTGCAACTGTGGTATGGAATTCCACAGTAGTGTTCAGGCTATTTGAAGGGACTTAGTTCCTAATGCCCTGCCTAccttggcttctgtttcagtCAGGGTTCTGTATAAGAACACAAgtggaaaaaaataatgtgtgggggctggagagatggctcagcagttaagagcactgtctgctgttCCACAGGACCTGGGTCCATTTCCCAACCCCATAtgaaagctcacaactgtctataactccagttccaggggatctgacatcatcacacagacaggcaaaacaccagtgaatataaaaaataaaatgaatgtgtgtgttcacatgtgcgtGCGTGTTTGAGTAGAATGGTTTACTGGTTGTAGTTCAGCCAGTCAAACAATGGTTGTCTCTTGATGGAAAGGCCAAGGACTCAGTAGCTTGTACAGTCCAGGAGACTAGATATCTCAGCAGTCCCAGTCTAATGCTGGAGTCCCTGTGGATCCctgagagctgctggtcttctATCTACATTGAATCCCTAAGTGAGGGAATGCCCTCAGTGAAGGAAGGAATGCCCCAGCAtcaggatagatgaacttgccagtaaCAGTaaggacaaggaaatcatgaaatttgcaggcaaatgaaaggaactagaaaagattatcctgagtggggtatcccacaaccagaaaaacacaaatggtatgcacccacttatgagtggatattaactatataacattaagataatcatattaaaatctacatacctaaagaaactaaacaacaaggaggactctagggaggatatGTAAATATCATCCaaaatggcaaataggatagacacccgaagcagtggaagagggggaacaagacaggaaactaccatagagggtcctctgaaaggctccacccaacaagggattgaaggagatgctgagactcacagctaaactttgagcagagagaagggaatcttatggaagaagggaggaatagaaggacccagaggggataggagctacaaaaggagaccaacaaagctaaaatatctgagcccagcaggccctgtagagactgatgcaccaaccaaggaccatgcatggagaggacctagacttcctgctcagatgtagccaataggcagctcagtctctatgtgggttgcTGAgtaaggggctgcctctgtcatgaactcactctgttgactgctctttAGTTACTTTCCCCTGGCTatgtgaccttgccaggccacagaggaagaggatccaggcagccctgatgagacttgataagctagagtcagatggcaggggatgagaactccccctttcaatggactagaagaaggggatggggggatgaagaagggtgggtgggaccgggaggataAGAGGGATGGGCTACAGTTGtgatataaaaggaataaattgtaaaaaataaaaacaaaaaaagtcgctccccccaaaaaaagtgggatacagaactaaacagagaattctcaacagagggatattgaatggcagagaaacacgtaaataaatgttcaatgtccttagttatcaggaaaatgcaaatcaaaaggaaccTAAGATTTCATATtatatccaacagaatggccaagattaaatattcaagtgacaccacatgctagaaaggatgtggagaaagggcaaccctcctccattgcttgtgggaatgtaaacttgtacaaccactttggaaatcaatatggcactttcttttctttaatttttattttattttagttttaattacactttatttactttgtatcctccctctagttcccttcctcctctctttccaatcccacccttcctcccccttctccacgcatgctcctcccaaagtccactggtactggagggtttctttttcttcactttgatcctagtctattaggtcgcatcaggagtggatgtattgtcttcctctgtggcctggtaaggcttctcccccctcacggggagatgatcaaaaagcaggccaatcagttcatgtcagaagcagtccctgttcccattactatggaacccacttggacactgaactaccatctGTGTACTTTcttgctacctgaagatccagctttaccactcctatgtctatatccaaatgatgcccaagtataaaatttcaaataagcCAAAAGAACAAATTCTGACCAAATAAGatcagaaatcaatgaaaaaaaatagaccaATAAACAGGTGATAATGTattaaagcagaaacaaagataattttgTGCACATTTACTATGAAAAAGTTGGCTCAAAAAGGACCTATAAAAGGCTGTGAATCACAAAATTAGCAGGTTATCTAGGTTGGGTACAGGGAAGAGGTGACATGGTTGATGTTTGGAGTTGATGAGTTCTAACACTATCTGGAGGCAgaattttacttgttttctcttaataCTTTCTAGTGGCTGAAGAAAGACCTTGAACTATAGATGATAATTAATTTTGTCAAAAATGTactgacataaaataaaaatttcatagacATACCTATACTACCATTTGGCAAATTTTATAGACATACCTACACTAACATTTGGCAAACAGCTCTTTATTGGGGTTAGCAATctacacataaaattaatgatTACTATCAAGTCAAAAGttgaatttttaaagtgtttaattTTGAATGGATTTGCTAAAATGTCAATTAAGCTGAcagtaaaatagaataaaattaaataattagggAAGAATATGTCTGTGATCTTAATAACATTAAAGTCCATAACATAATATGGAATgctttatgtctttttatttctcaGCTTAGAGGAAATAGGtgaatttgtcaaaaaaaaattacagctttCCTTTGGAATTTAGTGTAAGGCAAAaatccatttctttcatttttattcattgttgtaCATGAAGTCTTAgacaatgtaaaaaattaaaaaggaaacaagaattAAAACTCATAAAACTCATTATATTGGTAGGTGTCATAAATATTTGATTAGTAAATATTGAATAATCCAAACAGTAATTACTAGATACAATGAATTATTTCAGAAAGAGTGtagaatatgaaaatttaaaattgtatataacTATACAATTAGCAGTAGAACTTAATGTTTATAATATCAATATCTCATGACCATCTTTGACAAAACAATAGTATGTAAATTACATAATACTACTGAGTGTATTGAGGATGTAATACAGACAGAAATAAACGATTTTGTATGTCACAAACTCAGTAGATAATTAAGTTTGAGTTAGAAGACTGTATTCTTCATGTCCTTGCTTCAGTACTCTCTGGGTTGTGGTGTGTTTGACTAATGCCAAGTTTTTGAGCTTGGAGCTTTTTCTGGGCTTGCAAGCTTATATTCCATTAAGAGTTTATCTGTGATTattgggaggggcaagatggcagctccgggaggactctcattctgaccagcagcatggcaggatcagcacagtgaccagcaatcagaactcgcggccataaaacacagtgattgtgtttcccaggtgagaggataccccacggtggggattcaatcagcttttaactcaccctgctaaacctcggaagagatcctggttctaccagatgcttggctgccaacCGCCAGCCCCACGccatcccagagccacaagccagtgtctctggtcatggtcccagactgaaccttgagcaccacactatcagagactggaattttcagttgagagataagcCCATGGtgcaatcgtttcctgcaccatggggtgcAGGTTTATCTGGGTGACCAGATAAACTCAGGTTCCATGGGTgcaccaggagccagcccagagccagagctggagacccaggctctggcacagagccctgcctgcctgtgcgcctgattcgttgcctgagatagaactgtgggcaccagggcaccagtgaatgagtttcactgtctggtgcaaacacacagggagagaaatggctggtctgatctcagagcactcagccgacacacccaccccgaaaaggtcttgggaaaattacccagtttaggcagacgcccaggctcccaaaggccagaaaggcagacacaggacacaggcagtttctgcgggccagacagctggcagagactgagcccccatcactcagctgtgctccagacacaggcagtttctgaggccagccagctggtggagactgagcagtgcgcaccagggcaaacaagagactgggagtccctgtctccagagaatccacagggaagaaaggaagctgtactgacttaaatcacccagtccttccctggaaaaagtctagcagactggtgGGGCctagctgccatcactcagctccacagctgtgctccagacacaggcacaaacagttacTGAGTGCCAGATGTCCaaatgggtcacagcagctgatcattaaatttacagcaagaaacccagaaatagggcagctgtcttcaggacttccctgggtgagaggagaaccctctcgactaacagagaccacagttaccactcaggtctctatccctaaggtgagcagcagcaactcctgaaaaaacggcacccatccagggactatacccaaaaagctgagaagacttccttcaggaaaaaccagctttctgcaaaggggattctcttcaccacaggatccccaggaaccacaagaaaataaccccaaacacctaaaatagcaaaatgggtagaggccagcatacaagctcaagcaacaaaagacaaagcaatatgacatctccagaacccagttacccaggggcaagtagccctggacaccccagcataactgagatccaagaagatgacctaacaactatgctcatgaagatgataacagaggaaacaaataagatacataaagacataaaggaagataaactcaaacagaatattgccatccataaagaaatagaggaagctgcagccaaacagtttatggcctttagaaaatgttaaagcactgaatgaaatatatatatatatatatatatatatatatatgtatatatataaaacagagttgaaggaactaaaagaaaaacaggaaagtacaatcagacaggtgaaggaagtaaacaaaacaactcaagacctgaagatagaattggaaaaattaaagaacacacaAATGGAGGTaataatggagagaaagaatttagggaagaaaacaggaactacagaggtaagcataaccaacagagtacaagaaatggaagaaaaaaatctcagaagacacaatggaagaaattgatgtatctgtcaaagaaaatgttaaatccaaaaaattcctgacacagaccgtccaagaaatccaagacaatatgaaaagacaaaacctaagaataataggtatagaggaaaaagaagactcccttctccaaggcccagaaaatattttcaacaaaatcattgaagaaaatttctccaagttaaagtagaggccaataagaatacatgaggctataaacaaacaggtgtgggcttataggaaatattatgggaagccttaaccctctCGTTgtaacatcctgcatcagttctagaactagcagtggtggtgtccgaggtctgagtaggttcaggagatcattgcccccaggggcgaaacatgcttcatgtaaattgactaactccatgttttcctccacttttgaaagtcatttaggattcttaaaatattttttcccttttatttttaaatttttcatcaattacactttattcattctgcatccccccatgagcccctccctcctcccctcccaatcccaccctccctcgtccctcctccctctgcatgcatgccactccccaagtccactgataggggaagttttcctctcctttctgatcttagttcatcagttcacatcaaaagtggctgcattgtcctctactatggcctggtaaggctgctcccccccaggggcaggtgatcaaagagcaggccaatcagattatgtcagaggcaatccctcatcacattactatgtaacccaattggactctgaactgccctgggctacatctgtgcaggggttctaggttatctccatgaatagaccttggatggagtatgagtctctgggaagttccctgtgttcaaattttcttgttctgttgctctccttgtggagaccctgtcctctccagctcttactatttcccacttcttacataaaattccattcactctgcccagcagttgaccatcaggctcagcatctgctttgatagtctgtagggcagaagctttcagaggccctctgtggtaggttcctaggttgtttcctgttttcttcttcttctgatgcccatcctctttgcctttccggatggggattggacattttagttagggtcctctctcttgcttagtttctttagatgtacaggttttagtgggtttgtcctatgttgtatgtctatatgagtgagtatataccattgcaaaacctgcactcccggtgcagggtctgtaccgctccctcccccaaagagactcacagacctctgttcaatgcaaaagcaagaggcagcttattccgatcgcgatgggggtcatcccttcaaagcaggaaatGACCCCAAGCATACTAAGCACAGAGTTTGTATACCTAAAAAAATCAgacctttacattgattagtcagcagaaaagatagcagtaatgcaggctggcagctgtagcggggagttcacagctccaaggacagtcctcccctcttctcccatctcttcaTTCTGTAGCTGGCCActtacagctccaaggacagacctcccctaaattgcctgacttgttcttctttcttattagctggcccttattcaaggtccagttgtttttctttctaatttgggatggtcccatttctcaccatgtgtttctttttgcttctgggacaattcactcaggatTAGCCAGAAAGATCCAAGTAAttttggtaatgatacttgcttttttgcccagtgctggaatgctagtaaatttaggcatgccctggttactcgcatgcctcgctgggtgcttGTGCCCGTTGATgtccctcacactatgactctcgtcagacagaaaagggatcttggaattacagccgccattgttacttccatctcattggcggctgttggagctaccacatcggcattagccatgagtcatactgtgtagactgctcagaccccgaataatcttttagccaatgtacctcatgccttagatgtacaaaaaggaattaatgctcaactaaaaggagacttgatggtgttaaatcagaggattgatctcgtgcaggagcaaattgataccctatggcaaatcactcaacttggctgtcaatgaaagtatgctggactttgagtcactagcatacaacatgagaatttttcctgtgctgcaaatctgtctaaacaattgtctagctatattttaggtaattggactggagaattcaatactacgatggagcaactgagagtggccattgtcacagtaaattctaccagagtggacgcaggactagccacaggattatcatcatggattgctgcagccatgaatcatctgaaggaatgggcaggcatgggagcgttagcaggccttctggtgttggtctccttggtttccctgtggtatatatgcaagattagagtctcacaacagtgtaatgcagccatgaccattcaggcctttacagccattgaagcaggacagtctccccaagcatggttggctaccataaaaagctaaaatgttacgctcaggatgcgaggctaagcactgcactcagggtcagctgcttttgacccagaaacgagcatgtctgattgcatgcgagttgatgccccaggtccagcctctgagaaatAGGTATCAgattggtctgatgctctttgggtggatgacacctaaatgaacatcagtacaaagtcccaatttatttctaatatcagagatcagacctctactgttgcctgatgcatctaaaacaaaaagggggaactgtagagagctgcgtaatgctgcgccttaaagatggaactggtttctgccttccaccttcccgatggtgagtgctgtctgtcacgaacaactccacattttgctaaagccaaggatctggcttgcttccatgtatgtggacctatcggcattgcccacatggcacgctggggttggctacccagaggctatgtaagctgtgggctggctttccccagggtcagatgattgttcaaggttcctgaataaactgcattgaaaaaaaaaagaaaaaaaaaaaaaagaatacatgtggcctacagaatacccaacaAATTCGACCagcaaagaaaatcctcccgccacataataatcaaaacagtaagtatacagaacaaagaaaaaatactaaaagctgcaagggaaaaaggccaagtaacatataatggcaaactcattagaatcacacctgacttttcaacagagactatgaaagccagaagggcctggacagatatcatgcagaccctaagagaacacagatgtcagcccaggctacaatacccagcaaaactctcagtcctcatagatggagaaaacaagatattcaatgacaaaaacaaatttcaacaatacctacaaacaaatccagcagtacagaagacactggaagggaaaatacaacccaagaaagctagctacattcaagaaaacacaggaaataaataacctcagttcagtaaaacaaaaagcaaccaagcacacaacctgatgaccacagccaacatcaaaatcaagagatctaacagccactggtcattaatctctctcaacatcaatggactcaactctccaataaaaagacacagattaacagaatggatacgtaaacaaaacccagcaatctgttgcatacaagaaacacacctaagacacaaagatagacattacctgagggtaaagggttggaagacgactttccaagcaaacggacccaagaagcaagcaggagtagccattctaatatctgataaaatagactttcaaccaaaattaatcaaaagagatggggaaggacacttcatactcatcaagggaaaattccaccaggaagacatcacaatcctgaacatctatgccccaaatacaagggcacccacatttgtgaaagaaacattgataaaatttaaagcacatatagatccacacacattaatagtgggagacttcaacaccccactctcaacaaaggacaggtcaaccaaacagaaattaaacaaagaaacaatgtctctgacagaggtcatgaatcaaatggacctaacagacatttacagaactttacacccaaacacaaaagaatttaccttcttctcagcacctcatggaaccttctccaaaatagaccacatagtgggtcacaaagcaagcctcaacagatacaagaagattgaaataatcccatgtatcttgtctgatcaccatggaataaagctggacctcaacaataacagaaataacaaaaagcctacacacacatggaaactgaacaacttgttactaaatgacagctgggtcagggaagaaataaagaaagaaattaaagtctttctagaaatcaatgaaaatgaagacacaacatacccgaacttgtgggacacaatgaaagcagtgctaagaggaaagttcatagcactaagtgccttcaagaagaaattcgagacagctcattcaagcaccctaatggctcacttaaaaccctagaaaaagaagaagcagacacaccaagaaggagtagacggctggaaataatcaaactcagggctgaaatcaatcaattggaaacaaataaaacaattcaaagaatcaatgaaaccaagagctggttctttgagaaaatcaacaagatcgacaaacccttagccaggctaactaaaaggcagagagacaccacccaaatcaacaaaatcagaaatgaaaagggggatataactacagacactgaggaaatccaaacaatcattaggacttacttcaaaagtctatatgccacaaaatttgaaaatctaaatgaaatggacaattttcttgatcgatttgacttaccaaagctgaaccaggaccaggtaaatcaactaaatagacctatatcccccaaagaaatagaagcggtcatcaaaagtctcccatccaaaaaaagcccaggaccagatggcttcagcgcagaattctaccagaccttcaaagaagagctaacaccaattctcttcaaactattccacgaaatagaaacagaaagaatattaccaaattcattctatgaagccacagtcaccttggtacctaaacctcacaaagactcaacaaagaaagagaatttccggccaatctcccttatgaacattgatgcaaaaatacttaataaaatacttgcaaaccgaatccaagaacacatcaaagatattatccactatgaccaagtaggcttcatcccaggtatgcaggggtggttcaatatacggaaatccatcaatgtgatccaccatattaacaaactgtaagaaaaaaatcacatgataatctccctagatgctgaaaaagcctttgacaaaatccaacat includes the following:
- the LOC132648952 gene encoding olfactory receptor 4K3-like, encoding MGEGNQSVVSEFILWGLSNSWNIQLSLFVIFLMIYLLIVSGNIAILVLIITDPHLHSPMYFLLANLSFVDMWLSSVTTPKMITDFLRENKTISFSGCMSQVFFAHCIAAGEMVLLVVMAYDRYVAICKPLHYFTIMNLKRCTGLVLTSWTTGFVHAMSHLVVIVELPFCGPKEIDSFFCDMPLVIKLACIDSDDLDVLMNAGCGVVAVTCFILLLISYTYILITVRQSSKAGAHKALSTCTAHITVVIIFFAPCIFIYVWPLNITWLDKFLAVFYSVFTPLLNPGIYTLRNKEMKNAMKRFISNYFGPKGNF